Proteins co-encoded in one Patescibacteria group bacterium genomic window:
- the rplF gene encoding 50S ribosomal protein L6, whose product MSRIGKKIIIIPENVEVKFDKGEVVVKGSKGELSQLIPLELEISIKDKELLVTPKRKGKDASALWGLIRSLIANMIQGVSEGFEKQLEINGVGYRVVLEGKTLVLSLGLSHSVKIEAPEKIEFKVEKNIITVSGIDKQAVGQIAAKIRDQKKPEPYKGKGIRYIDEVIRRKSGKKAAGSE is encoded by the coding sequence ATGTCGCGTATAGGAAAAAAAATAATTATTATCCCTGAAAATGTAGAAGTTAAATTTGACAAAGGAGAAGTTGTCGTTAAAGGGAGTAAAGGAGAGTTATCTCAATTGATTCCTCTTGAGTTAGAGATATCTATTAAAGATAAGGAACTTTTGGTGACGCCGAAAAGGAAAGGGAAGGACGCGTCCGCTTTGTGGGGTCTCATTAGAAGCTTGATCGCCAACATGATTCAAGGCGTAAGCGAAGGGTTTGAAAAGCAATTGGAAATTAACGGCGTTGGTTATCGGGTTGTTCTTGAAGGCAAGACGCTTGTTTTAAGTTTGGGCTTGTCTCATTCAGTCAAAATAGAGGCGCCTGAAAAGATTGAATTTAAGGTGGAAAAAAATATTATTACTGTTTCGGGTATAGACAAACAAGCGGTTGGTCAAATAGCGGCTAAAATCAGAGATCAGAAAAAGCCAGAGCCATATAAAGGTAAAGGGATTAGATATATAGATGAAGTTATTAGAAGGAAGTCAGGCAAAAAAGCGGCTGGTTCAGAATAA
- the rplR gene encoding 50S ribosomal protein L18, protein MMTKQDQRNKRHKRVRGKVIGIEKCPRLSVFRSNKYINLQLINDETGKTMASFNDLKINKKGKTKIEAAKEAGIALAKKANEQKIEKVVFDRGGYKYHGRVKAAAEGAREGGLKF, encoded by the coding sequence ATTATGACAAAACAAGATCAAAGGAATAAGCGCCATAAGCGCGTTAGAGGGAAGGTGATCGGGATTGAAAAATGTCCGCGTCTTTCGGTTTTTCGCAGTAATAAATATATTAATCTTCAATTAATTAATGACGAAACGGGAAAAACGATGGCGAGTTTTAATGATTTAAAAATTAATAAAAAAGGGAAAACGAAAATAGAGGCAGCTAAGGAAGCTGGAATCGCGCTTGCGAAAAAGGCGAACGAACAGAAAATTGAAAAAGTTGTTTTTGACAGAGGCGGATATAAATATCATGGTCGCGTTAAGGCGGCGGCTGAAGGAGCAAGAGAAGGAGGACTGAAATTCTAA
- a CDS encoding 30S ribosomal protein S5 — protein MFNQNKEQSKYEQKLLDVARVVRVVAGGRRFRFRAVVAIGDRKGNVGVGVSKGQDVAVAVEKAVAGAEKCLINIPLVDGTIPHKTEAKFCSAKVLLKPGIKGKGIVAGGAVRAVCELAGIENVSGKILGKTKNKLNNARATIKALSLLRSKKASARAISAK, from the coding sequence ATGTTCAATCAAAATAAAGAACAATCTAAATACGAACAAAAATTGCTTGATGTCGCGCGAGTAGTAAGAGTAGTTGCTGGCGGACGGCGATTTAGGTTTCGTGCTGTAGTAGCGATTGGAGACAGAAAGGGCAATGTTGGCGTTGGGGTGAGCAAGGGGCAAGATGTCGCGGTCGCGGTTGAGAAAGCGGTGGCTGGAGCGGAAAAGTGTTTAATTAATATCCCTTTAGTTGATGGAACGATTCCTCATAAAACAGAAGCGAAGTTTTGCAGCGCTAAGGTTTTGCTAAAGCCAGGCATAAAAGGAAAAGGAATTGTCGCGGGCGGCGCGGTGCGAGCGGTTTGCGAACTGGCCGGCATCGAGAATGTTTCAGGGAAGATTTTAGGCAAAACAAAAAACAAACTTAATAACGCTAGAGCGACTATTAAGGCACTGAGTTTATTAAGGTCAAAGAAAGCGAGCGCGAGAGCAATTAGCGCGAAATAA
- a CDS encoding 50S ribosomal protein L15: MRLHQLKSTSWKKSRKRVGRGGKKGTYSGRGMKGQKSRAGGKPRPGFAGGDTTLVKRLPKKRGQIGKTELKKGSKLSRLKLMIKPVVFNLGDFDKKFFAKDGSSFHWEEKEVISPKSLLEKGLIRRIQGRIPKIKILGVGKLRKKLVFSGVVFSKSAREKLGIKEADEVAK, translated from the coding sequence ATGAGACTACATCAATTAAAATCTACTTCTTGGAAAAAGTCCCGCAAACGAGTTGGTCGGGGAGGCAAAAAAGGAACTTATTCAGGCCGCGGGATGAAAGGGCAAAAATCAAGAGCCGGTGGGAAGCCGCGTCCAGGTTTTGCTGGGGGCGATACGACGCTAGTGAAAAGATTGCCGAAAAAGAGAGGGCAAATTGGGAAAACAGAGCTTAAAAAAGGATCTAAACTGTCGCGGTTAAAATTAATGATTAAACCGGTCGTTTTCAATTTGGGCGATTTTGACAAGAAATTTTTCGCTAAAGACGGCTCTTCTTTTCATTGGGAAGAAAAGGAAGTTATTTCCCCAAAGAGCTTGCTTGAGAAAGGATTGATTCGCAGAATACAAGGGAGAATTCCCAAGATTAAAATTTTAGGTGTTGGCAAATTAAGAAAAAAACTTGTTTTCAGCGGCGTTGTTTTTTCAAAAAGCGCGCGCGAGAAATTAGGAATTAAAGAAGCAGATGAAGTGGCTAAATAA
- the secY gene encoding preprotein translocase subunit SecY, whose translation MKWLNKITQIFKIKDLRQKILFVLFILVVFRIVANIPVPGIDIERLSQFFSNNQLFGLLNIFTGGAMSNLSISMLGLGPYITATIIMQLLTMIFPSLEAIYKEEGEAGRQKFNQYGRMLTVPLAVLQSYGMLTLLSRQGILDSLSALQWITSITVITAGAVFLMWLGEMISEKGIGNGVSLLIFAGIISSVPMSIRELAVTYDVSKIPSYLAFFAVALVITAAVVVITEGRRNIPVSYAKRIRGNKVYGGVSTYLPLNVNPAGVIPIIFALSIMLFPGMVAGFLSASSIGWLARISQIVSGLFEDPWFYGITYFALVVLFTYFYTAVTFDPNNVSNNLQKMGGFIPGIRPGKPTAAFLYFILNRVLLFGAISLGLIAVLPSIIQGATGITAFGFAIGGTALLIVVSVVLDTIRQVNSQLTMRDYEGF comes from the coding sequence ATGAAGTGGCTAAATAAAATTACCCAAATTTTCAAGATTAAGGACTTGCGCCAAAAGATTTTGTTCGTCTTGTTTATTTTGGTTGTTTTTCGCATCGTTGCCAACATTCCCGTGCCAGGCATTGACATAGAACGACTAAGTCAGTTTTTTTCAAATAATCAGTTGTTTGGTCTTTTGAATATTTTCACGGGCGGAGCGATGAGTAATTTGTCAATTAGCATGCTTGGGCTTGGTCCGTACATCACGGCGACGATTATTATGCAATTATTAACGATGATTTTCCCCTCGTTGGAAGCGATTTACAAAGAAGAAGGGGAAGCGGGCAGGCAGAAGTTTAATCAGTACGGCAGAATGCTCACGGTTCCTTTGGCTGTCCTTCAATCATACGGAATGCTCACGCTTTTAAGTCGACAGGGAATTCTTGATTCTTTGTCGGCTTTGCAATGGATTACTTCTATTACTGTTATTACGGCGGGGGCGGTATTTCTAATGTGGCTGGGCGAGATGATTTCAGAAAAAGGGATTGGAAATGGAGTTTCTTTGCTAATTTTTGCGGGAATTATTTCCAGCGTTCCAATGTCAATCAGAGAATTGGCGGTTACTTATGATGTTTCTAAAATTCCTTCCTATCTTGCTTTTTTCGCTGTTGCTTTAGTTATTACGGCCGCCGTTGTGGTCATTACCGAAGGGCGGCGCAATATTCCCGTTTCTTACGCAAAACGAATTCGGGGCAACAAGGTCTATGGCGGCGTTTCCACCTATTTGCCATTAAATGTTAATCCAGCGGGCGTTATTCCAATTATTTTCGCCTTGTCAATTATGCTTTTTCCTGGAATGGTCGCCGGGTTCTTGAGCGCTTCCAGTATTGGCTGGCTTGCGCGTATTTCGCAAATAGTGAGCGGACTTTTTGAAGACCCGTGGTTTTACGGAATTACATATTTCGCTTTAGTTGTTTTGTTCACATACTTTTACACGGCGGTCACTTTTGACCCAAATAATGTCTCTAATAATCTGCAAAAAATGGGCGGTTTTATTCCAGGCATCAGACCGGGCAAACCGACTGCCGCTTTTCTTTATTTTATCCTCAACCGCGTTCTTCTTTTTGGCGCCATTTCTTTGGGTCTCATCGCCGTTTTGCCGTCAATCATTCAAGGCGCGACAGGCATTACCGCCTTCGGTTTCGCCATTGGCGGAACAGCCCTGCTGATTGTCGTTTCCGTCGTCTTAGACACAATCCGCCAAGTCAATTCTCAACTGACAATGAGGGATTACGAGGGATTTTAA
- a CDS encoding type II toxin-antitoxin system HicB family antitoxin: MRDRKFSYNIILRPEPEGGFTVTVPSLPGCVTYGKNLKEAKKMAEDAIKGYLVSLKKHNEPIPSDENDFIGSVDLEISDIKRNLACA, from the coding sequence ATGCGCGATAGAAAATTTTCATATAATATTATTTTGCGCCCAGAACCAGAAGGCGGATTTACGGTGACCGTTCCTAGTTTGCCTGGGTGTGTTACTTATGGTAAGAATTTAAAAGAAGCAAAAAAAATGGCAGAAGACGCGATAAAAGGATATTTAGTCAGTTTAAAAAAACACAACGAACCAATTCCAAGCGATGAAAACGATTTTATTGGTTCTGTTGATTTGGAAATTTCAGATATAAAGCGAAATCTCGCTTGCGCTTAA
- a CDS encoding type II toxin-antitoxin system HicA family toxin, with protein MTSKKLIKILKEKGFEIDHSTGSHFIFRHSLNSKMVTVPFKNKDIPKGTIISILRQVGISKNDLIKFKR; from the coding sequence TTGACTTCCAAGAAACTAATCAAAATTCTCAAAGAAAAAGGTTTTGAAATAGATCATTCCACGGGAAGTCATTTTATTTTTCGTCATTCGCTTAATAGCAAAATGGTCACTGTCCCATTTAAAAATAAAGATATTCCCAAGGGAACAATTATAAGCATTTTAAGGCAAGTCGGTATTTCTAAAAATGATTTAATTAAATTCAAGCGTTAA
- a CDS encoding nucleoside monophosphate kinase — MSNRPKIIILFGRSGCGKGTQATRLREEFGFDYLSSGDLLRERAKDNDFSGLKLRKVLKDGELAPSFLMFQIWSAKVEEIKNKNVLEGLIIDGSPRALAEAKLMDDVFEWYEWKDIKVFLIDISEEEAFGRLTKRRVCKDCRRIIPWVDDLKNLKKCDKCGGELETRSDDKPEAIQARLDYYKKDVQPVVDYYEKRGALIRINGEQTIEKVYEDIRKLL, encoded by the coding sequence ATGTCAAACCGACCTAAAATTATTATTCTATTCGGCCGTTCGGGGTGCGGCAAGGGAACGCAGGCGACTCGTTTGCGGGAGGAGTTTGGTTTTGATTATTTAAGCAGTGGAGATTTGTTGCGAGAGAGGGCGAAAGATAACGATTTTTCGGGGTTAAAATTAAGAAAGGTCTTAAAAGACGGCGAACTAGCGCCGTCCTTTTTAATGTTTCAAATTTGGAGCGCGAAAGTTGAGGAAATAAAAAACAAAAATGTTTTAGAAGGTCTCATTATTGACGGAAGCCCGCGCGCGCTGGCGGAAGCGAAACTAATGGACGATGTTTTTGAGTGGTATGAATGGAAAGACATCAAAGTTTTTTTAATAGATATTTCAGAAGAAGAAGCGTTTGGGCGTTTGACTAAAAGGCGCGTCTGCAAAGATTGCAGACGGATTATTCCCTGGGTGGACGACCTTAAGAATTTAAAAAAATGCGATAAATGCGGCGGAGAATTAGAAACGCGTTCCGACGACAAACCCGAGGCGATTCAAGCCCGTCTTGATTATTACAAAAAAGATGTCCAGCCAGTAGTTGACTACTACGAAAAAAGAGGCGCTTTAATTAGAATCAACGGCGAACAAACCATAGAGAAGGTTTATGAGGATATAAGAAAACTACTATGA
- the map gene encoding type I methionyl aminopeptidase: MISIKTPQEIEIMTQAGKILAGIIRELKNKVEPGITTKELDNLAEKLISNAGAKPAFKGYRGFPAALCASINEQIVHGVPSGRKLVEGDILSLDLGILYNDFYSDMAATVPVGAIDPEVGRLIKATKKSLKRAIGRVKQGKTIGDIAQAVQSHAEGQGFQVVRELCGHGIGRRLHEDPEIPNFGQRHKGPELKVGMVLAIEPMLTIGKPKIKKGPDGFVYQTADNSISAHFEHTIAVTERGARVLTE; encoded by the coding sequence ATGATCTCCATAAAAACACCTCAAGAAATTGAAATAATGACTCAAGCAGGCAAGATTTTGGCTGGGATTATTAGGGAATTGAAAAACAAGGTTGAACCGGGGATAACGACCAAAGAATTGGACAATCTCGCGGAGAAACTTATTTCAAACGCCGGCGCCAAGCCGGCTTTTAAGGGCTATCGGGGCTTTCCCGCCGCTTTGTGCGCTTCAATTAACGAACAAATTGTTCACGGCGTTCCTTCTGGCAGAAAATTGGTTGAGGGAGATATTCTAAGTTTGGACTTGGGTATTCTTTACAATGATTTTTATTCCGATATGGCGGCGACAGTTCCGGTTGGCGCGATTGACCCGGAAGTTGGCCGTTTAATTAAAGCGACTAAAAAATCGCTCAAAAGAGCGATTGGCAGGGTTAAACAGGGCAAAACAATTGGCGATATCGCCCAAGCGGTCCAAAGTCACGCTGAAGGACAGGGGTTTCAAGTCGTCCGTGAACTCTGCGGACACGGCATCGGTCGCCGCCTCCACGAAGACCCGGAAATTCCCAATTTCGGACAAAGACACAAAGGACCCGAATTAAAAGTCGGCATGGTTCTGGCGATTGAGCCAATGCTCACCATAGGAAAGCCGAAAATAAAAAAGGGCCCCGATGGCTTTGTCTACCAAACAGCCGACAACAGCATCTCCGCCCACTTCGAACATACCATTGCCGTAACAGAAAGAGGGGCGAGGGTGCTTACAGAATAA